The sequence below is a genomic window from Eleginops maclovinus isolate JMC-PN-2008 ecotype Puerto Natales chromosome 20, JC_Emac_rtc_rv5, whole genome shotgun sequence.
gacCTTTAACTAAGCAAACAGGTAAGGGCCTgccattggataattactgcatgggtgattatgtttcagctggcaacaagttatttaaccctaactgatgcatTGAGTAGCTTCTCACAGTCGAAAGACATAtctgtggtcgtggaaaagatgttaatctgattcagaagggtcaaattattggtatgcatcaagcagagaaaacatctaaggtGATTACTGAATCTACTAAAATcaggttaagaactgtccaatgcattttgttaaaaactggaaggacagtggggaaaccTCACCTTCGGGGtaggaatgtggtcggaaaaaaatcttgaatgatcatGATCGGCGATCAtttaaacgtttggtgaaatcaaatggtagaaaaacaacagtagaactcacggctatgtttaatagtgaaagtaagagcattttccacacgcacaatgcgaagggaactcaagggattgggactaaacaactgtgtagccgtaagaaaaccacttgtcagtgaggctaatcgggaaaaacggcttcaatttgctagggagcataaagattggagcaatggaagaaggtcatgtggtctgatgagtccagatgtaccatgttccagagtgatgggcgcatcagggtaagaagaggtagctgaagtgatgcacccatcatgcccagtgcctactgtacaagcctgtgggggcagcgctatgatctggggttgctgcagttggtctggtctaggttcagcaacatcatgtgcccaaagaatgaggtcagctgactacctgaatatactgaatggattttttcttcccagatggcacaggcatgttccaagatgacaatgccaggatccatcgggctcaaattgtgaaagagtgattcagggagcatgagacatcattttcacacatggattggccaccacagagtccagacctgaaaccgattgagaatctttggaatgtgctggagaacactttgcggagtggtccgaatctcccgtcatcaatacaggatcttggcgaaaaatgaatcaagacagaaataaatgttgtgacattgcagaagctcgtggaaacgatgccacagcgaatgcgtgccgtaatcaaagctaaaggcggtccaacgatTTGGTTGAATTCATTGAAGACAGATCCATTCAAAGAAAAGTAATATTATTGTAGCAAACACTTTCTTCCCAAAGAGGCCCTCTGCTATAGAAACTCACACAGTTCACACATCCGCTCTTTTTGACAGTGTGTACTTGCAATATGGTGAGTTAGCACAGCACCAGTTCATTATTGCGATGTCACGCCTGGGACATGTaagaagtaaacacaaaaaaacaaacattataaaggataatttattataaaaaatgtcatcaataTTTCCGTCAAATCACATCAGTCAGTCCTGTGTTGGACGAGAATGGTTCAGGTCAGTTCAGCTGAGGTAAAGTTGTATAACTGACCTTTTTCTACACCACAGATGGCAATCAAGACTGCTCAGTAAAAATTGTAAGGTTATCTTCAGTAGCAACTTATTATCATTAGTATTATCCCTATTATAAACCTTCAGTCAAATATATGAAATTGACCAAAAAGAAAGTAAACTTTGTATAGCACAGTTACATACATCATAAGAAACTCTGCAGCTATGAATTCATCTGCTGATAGTTTCTCGATTAAACGTTTGGTCTGTAAAATGTCATGTGAAAAAGTTGGTCTTGTCTTGTCTGTCGGTCTATAACCTTCAAATATGCTGTTAAATATTATACACACTAAATAATTATCCATATTTGAAAGGTTAATTAACAGGTTTTTCTACCAtctttgcatttaaaatgactcaACAGCTAATCGATTATCCAAAGAGTTGAGCTGGATCAACTTATCGCTGCAGCTCCAAGagacaaaggaaaggaaataataCACTGAGTGTGCAGTGTCAAATAAACGTGGTACACTACTGAAGGCTCCTCATTGAatattttttatcttgtatAGCCTTTATCCGAAGGCAGGATTTCACAACTTTATTCAAACACTCAACATAGTCGTTGCATTGATAATATAGTTTCACACAACTATAAGCCCATATTATTCATAAATAGATAATTTAGTTCAACTGAAAATAAACGTCATGAttgtttttaacatatttactttttaacaCGGTTTTGTCCTCTGTTCTTCTGCAAGGAAAAGTCCAAAACCAAATGTAAGTGCTTATCTCCTTTGCTCTGCAGGAcaattaatattatataattgaATTTAacttaatatatgttttgttttcacaatgGCACACCTTACTTGTTTTGGAATATTTGATCTTTCATTCTAAAGCTGAAGATATTTTATCCATAGAGATATTTACATCACATCAAGTTTACATAAAGCATGTTTTCATAAAGCAGAAGCCACAGACTTTGAGTAACCAGCCACATTATCTTTCCTGCTAAAGTCTTCTTTTTATCAAGCCTAACAACATGAAAGAACGTTTTCCTGCACCTTAGCTTGTTGAACTAGTAACTAAACAAATATTCAATAGAGAAACGAGGCCAGGCCACTCAGCCTGCAGTCTGCTGTTAAAAAACCACTGACACCTACAGCCACTGAGAGCATAATAAGCTTTTTGGATACACCCTCAAaaaggtttttctttatttaaaaaataatttcaaaagtaactgtaaaaaaaaaaaagaaacaccgATGTTATTTTTGAATGCAAGAAGCAAAGACTTAATGTGATATCAGTCTGACTGTTAAGTCTTGGCTTTACATTGTAACCATGACTCATCACTAGCTTTCCACTGAGCCCTCTGTGTTTGGTTGCATACTCTCAGAGTCCGGCTCAGTGGCAGATGTTGAGTTGGCACCTGCTGTTTCTGCAGATGCAGAGTTTTGTGAGGTCTGCTCTGTTTCTGATGATTGTTCTTGCACCTTGTCATCTTCTTGTGGATAGAGCTCAGGGTAACGCTGTATACACTCCTGCATGGCCCTGAAATGCTCCAGGCATTCAGACCCCTTCACTTCCTCCTTACTGTAGTGGAAACAGGAGAAGGCATCTTTAAATTCAGTCCCACAGGGACCGCTGGCCATCCCACCCAGACAGGGGCAGTTCCAGTTGATATCCCCACTGGGAAGAATAAGACCTAGAATGAGAAAAGAGGATAATGCACATCAAACTAGacccttttgaggctgtggtggagaggaggactctgaacaaactgttgtccataatggataaccccaccctctccacctgcagctggaaagacagcagagctccttttccaacagactgctccagctccgctgtcacacggacaggtacaggagaacattcctgcccactgcaataacactctACAacaattcccctctggctggcagacaacacactttacacttacaTTTTACACTGTACACTTATGTTATatcttcatttaatattccattccatTGCACTATTcactatctgtatatttcttttttttatttcttatttttatttgtttcatattgtgttgtattttgctGGGGTAACAAAAAACTTTGggacaaataaagtatttctgattctgatctgtaatataaatgtatatttttttcaacccacacCCAAGCTATGATTCAGACGAGGTTCTTTCTGGTAATTTGTACTGCTCCTCACCTCGCTCCTCATATGGGTCATCAGGATCTTCCTCTACGAGCTCAGCACTGCTGGGTGTTGCATGATCCTCTTTGGTGACAAAAATAATTCGGTCCTTACCTGTTGTGTTAAATTTGGAaggacaacacaaacaaatgtgcagTGATCAGTACTGCGGCATATAATCAAAACCAACGGCAGGCTACAGCATCTATGAAGGCGTTACTTGATTTACATTCTATAACAACGTAAAGATGgttaaaatggtaaaaaaaaaattaaaaaaagcttcaGCAGTTGCAGGCGAGACCCGATCGGAAAAATTCTccatatacattttatttctttgatatAGGTGTAAGATTGAGACATACATACCGGCtgataattataaaaaaaagggttgaaaAGGTTTAGACATTGACATTACATAGTTTGTCCAACAGAGACATCtgttaaaaaatgcttttacaacaaaacatttaaatgcttcAAATCGTGTCAAGGTCAATACTTCAATTAACTACATTTCTTTGAATCCTCGAAAAACTCTTAATACCTTATTTAAAAACTATATTGTGTTAACTCATTTTTTAACATCTAACTCATCAAAAGTCCTTATTCTGAACACATTTTAGTGGGAGTTTGTCAAACACCTGCTTGAGCAACTGTTTAACgaatgtaaatgtaatgcattcattttttatgtttgttggGCAGAACAGGTTATTTGATTTACGTGTTGGTTCTGGGACATTATGAGCAGCATTGAACAGTATTTTCTGACATCTTAGGAACTAAAacgatttatttaaaaaataaaaacatcaaacatcaaaacacTGAGGATAAGTATGGCAAAACACAAAATAGGACTTAGAGCAGGAGAAATTAAACTATCAGGACCCTCTGAAACATTGGAAGAAGCCCCTtgaaaatactgttttaaagtaaaaggtCAGCCAAAGCACTGCTTTAAGATCTAAGAATTGACTGTATGTTGTGAGCTtacatgtttatttactttttagtagtagtagtatacaTATTTGTCAAATTAATGTAATCAAGTATAATAGATCCCCTTGAAGCTGAAGAAGACAGTACCTCAAAATGAAGTACTTGAGCTTTTACCGAGTTTTTTTCAACTCACACCAAAACCATGTTGTTTtcatgatgaaaataaaacaaagacaataattATATGACCCCACTCAAGGTGACTATCTATCAAAATATGGCACTATGAGAAAGCTTAAAATCCTGTTGACTCACGAAGTCAATAAGTAAAGATGCAACACTCCTGCATCTCATCCTACCATGTTTGTATACATGTAAATACACGAACATTAATTTTCATTCAAACTCAAATGAACTTCAGGGTTAGCTTTCCAGTGGAGTTAGCCGGCTAGCACAGCATGTTACCTTCATCTCTGACCGAGCTCATGTCTTCACGCCGGGATGGATTAAATTCCTctttttgattgacagcaaCCACTCAGAAGACGGCGACTAATACTGACACACGACACAACCGGACACAGCCCATGCAGAGTGAAATGATTTGGTGCAGCATCCACTAGCTTCTTGCTTGTTTCACAACTATCCTCTGCCTGAGCGTGGATGAGTCTTCTTCTCCGTCTGTTTCCAGTTGAGCAGAGGCTGCGGAGCGCATTGCCGCCACCACcaggtcaaaacaaaacactcacgataatttatatatacacaaaatgATGCTTGTAAAAAACTaacctctttaaaaaacatttgacgcGTTTTATTATGCACAATTTCCCTCTTACTTTCTGATTAgagattatatttttatttattggtcAAAATACAAGAcataacatttctgaaaatacaTGTCTATCAGGTAAGGAGAAATGTAATATCCAGAGGGAATTCATCTTCTAAACTATTTGTCCTAATTCATTTATAACGTTAACTAGGCACTGttggaaataatcaatatattggagcataacattaaaagataattcactgtttctggacggatcatatttgtccaattccggtagtattaccggatgttgtttttagcctcagatagcataaagctaatatggtattgtatatatgagtagagggagaaggacgcgtggagttacatactaaactcACCGCCTCTACCTCgcactcattgatgctgcaatgatactgttgcctgtttaatacctgataaacctcaaaaggattgcataatagaatatcgtagatAAGAGATCCAGGatatcactaacaagatggcgacggtgacgtcataagaggacccgcccctgACGACGTaagcctatagaagagtccggagaaccccatgtgacaagcggccaacaggagCCAGCCCCccactaccaaccaatgagagcacgagagcggagcacgtcttattttgaagttgtttatattatggtcggaaaggggtggttctataaaaggTGTGTATTGTGAGAtcgctctcttttgttccggaccgccagacagtaactactgatgagctccactcagtcagtggcctgtggacgcgtgtcccgggctattgagccacagctgtgaaacttttgtaaaacctactgctgcatctttttattaaatacttacaagaggaggtttgctttctttcttttgaatcgacacctgggcttcgaataaacgaacatttctaACAGCACCTACACTTTATATAAACGCAATTAAAACAATAACCCTGGAAACAACTTTTGCGATCCTAATATTTAGTAAATGATGTATTTTCGTATTCTAGGGATGGGATATTGGAGTTCAAGTAACAGCCATTCATATCTTATAATTTCCCCctcatatttaaacacacacaggaggtaaaatcagtattgaacacgtcagcatttttctcattaaatgtatttctaaaggtgctattaacgtgacattttcatcagatgtcggtaacaacccatgcgaccacacatgcaaagaaatcaaaccatagaagtccataaattaagttatgtgtattaaaatggaatgacacagggaaaaagtattgaacacgcttactgaaatgtatttaatacttcgtacaaaagcctttgttggtaatgacagctccaagacgcctcctgtatggagaaactagtcgtatgcagtggcggctggtggagttttctccagggggggctataactccaaaatgtattaaaaaaaaaaaggcatgcatacatgtactaaggtatcaaacgagtgtatttacatcaatgaaaacaacaacaacaacattatagatagatagaagtgcaaagagaaacaagtgcgatatatagagtatgtacagtatatgcagttaagagtgattatgtaaagataagggcagtataaagaggtgggaataattggcatagtataaacagatgtagtatgaacaaatatacagatgtgctatattactatacagatggccaatatacatatataataaatatctgtctatctctagatatatctctatctctctatctatctctctgtgAGCAGTGGGATGTTTATGTCTGTTGTCACCAGTGAATACATGTGCTGCCATTCATTGttggtttgtctttttcttgagAACATCAGTAGGCTTTAAACTATCAGGATGTCAGGCCGTAATATTCAGTCACACTTTCAACACCGGCACCAGCAGAGCTCCAGAGTCGGACATGAAGTGGCATTGAGAGCATTTTGGGGACTAAACCTATGTTGTTGGGGCCTATAAATCCAGTGATGTGTGACTCTTTTAAAACCCTCTCAAAGGGCCACTCATTTCTAAGTTatttaatattgaataaataccaTTTAGTGTTCTATTACTGGAACAAGTCTTCATGATATCCCCAAAAacaatttcaacacaaaaataataatcgTCACCATTTTCAGTAATTTGTTGTGAATGTATTTTCCCTCTTTGGTCTCTTTTTCCACCCCTCTGTCAACTCCCTGCTTCTAGGTTTCATGTCCCTGTTTACAGTTTTGTTAATGTAAAGACTATCCGTATGAAGGGAGCTCAGGCCTATACCTGCCCAGCGTTTATATTCAGAGCATAGTCTTTACTGCCGTGAGAGGGCTTTGAAAGGGACCTGTATGCAttgctcaggtgtgattttggcccattcttccacacaaacagtcttcaagtcTTGAAGGTCCatgggcctcttctatgaactctgatctttagttctttccatagattttctattggattcaattcaggtgattggctgggccattctagcagctttattttctttctctgaaaccaattgagagtttACTTGCCTTCcgtgtgtttgggatcattgtcttgctgaaatgtccaccctcgtctcatcttcatcatcctggtagatttttatcaagaatgtctctgtacatgtttccattcatccttccttcaattatatgaagtATGCCGGTGCTgtatgctgaaaaacagccccacaccctGATGTTCCCACCTCCTTAGTatggtgtttctggggtgatgtgcagtgacctccaaacatggtgtgtattatggcatctgaagagttcaattttggactcatctgaccaggctatattctcccagtatttcacaggcttgtcttaatgttgtgcagcaaactttCAATgagcttcaacatgctttttcttcaggagatggagtcttgcgtggtgAGCGTGCATACAGGCCATGGCGGTGGAGTGCATTACTTatggttttctttgaaacaattgtacCTGCTAATTCCAGAtctttctgaaggtctccacaagtggtccttggctcttggacaactcttctgataattcttttcactcctctgtcagaagTCTTGCGAGTagcacctggtcgtggctggtttatggtgaaatgatgttctctccacttccggattatggccccaacagtgctcactggaagattcagaagtttagaaatccttctgtaatgccatcagtatgttttgcaacaataaggttgcgaaggtcttgagagagctctATGCTTTTATCCATCAagagatctttcttgtgtgacaccttggtaatgagagacctttttataggccatcagttgggactgaaccagctgaCATTAATTTGCACTGACAAGGTGCAGGATTACTTTGGCAAAACATTTGTACTTGGCAAACACTTGTTTTTATGGAACAGACATCAAGGtaacaaaagcaaatgtttgCCAAGTACATAGACTGCATAATATTAACCATGCAAAGACATTATTGTATGAAAGGAAACCGTCTCTCCCTTGACCAAAAGGTGACTTTTCATCTGAAACAATGTGCTAATGAACGTTTAGCTTGAACACTTTGGACAAATAGAAGAGACAAGAGACTTGACCTTTCTCCACAAAAAGGTTTTATTGAGAATGTTTTTCTATAAGTTTGTtctgaaatgtattatctttttttttttttttacatattcaaaAGACTTTATCTTACATTTAAGACAAATTCAAAATTATTCAATGTGTGGCTATATACAGAAAGTGATAGTTTTTCTCAGGTGTGGAAAAGCGATTGATGCAGTTATGATTAAAGCggacaattaaaaaacaaaaaaaattgcAAAAGTGGGAGACAAAAATGAATGTGACATATGAGTTAATACTGCAGCTCCCTGGGAATGCCATACATTAAAACAGTGACAGGCGGACCCCAATGTGAGCTCCACATCCTCTCCTACAAGACCCTGTTCCAATAAAAGTCATAACACAGGGTCACAATTCAGGAAACGACAGCACTTGACTCAGCGTTTGACAGTTCAGCTTCTGTTCCACACCTTCACATAATTGACAGgttgaaggaaaaataaaataaagctgaaagtaaaagtattaactAAGATAACACCAAGCAGAACATCAGGTGCATTTCTGCACACAGCAGTCAGTTGCCCTCCATCATCCGGTTGAGTATGCCGGCATACTGAAGCGCTCTGTTGACAGTCTGAAAAAAGGGACCGAACTCCCGCAGGACTCTCTTACACAAAGGAAGCCTTTAAAATGAATCTCGGGGAGGTATAATGTAGAGTCAGTTAGAAAATCTGATGAAATACAACTAAAATGTCGGTCTTTGTGTTACTTTGGAAGATACCAGGTAGGGGCCACAAGGTGtgtagccccccccccacctccaaaGGTCCCATTTCAGCTGAGATTCCTGAAGATTCCTTGAACATCCTGAAAGTGGAGAGCTGACGATGCAGGAGCTTCACACAGATGTAAAAAAATGCAAAGTTGGTGATCCTAATTGACGTTGGTAGAAGGTGGGATGAGATTGGCTTTTCTAGAACAGCAAAGCCCCCATGCTGCCTACTTCACTCTGTTCTTTCACAAAGATCTCAAAGTACTGATATATGATGGTGACGGCCAGCAGGATACCGGTGCCAGAACCAATGGCTCCGAGGAAGTCGGCCATTACTGATAGACCTCCGATACACAGTCCACCAAAGGCAGCCGCTGTAGGAATGTACCTAGAAAGCAGAACAGGAAGATTGAGATCAATATTGATACTGAGAATCTGTTTTCACCTTACAGTGTTCCAGCAGAAACACTTATTAGCcgtttttattaaaatactttCTTCATGACAGTGTAAAAAAAGTGATGAATGGAATAGTTTCTACACATTGCTTTCTTTCCAAAGGTCATGAGGGTCAAGTCTTTTGATAAATATAGAAGAACAGCAGGTTATCTATGCTGAGCATTTAGAGCACCGAGGAGTCAGCTAGCTAAATGAATGTTTCATATATTTCCTAATTGTTAAactattactttaaatgttGGATATTTCCAATACACGACTAATTAGGAAGACAACTGAGGAACACGTATTTAAATTTCTACCGTCTATTCTTTACCACAtgaaataaaacttaaatatatatatttttgtaagtTCTTAGTTTTAAGGTGCATGGTTCATGTGAAAATCTATATATTTGGAGTAACAACCCCccctttaatttattttttttaaagatattttctgggggctttttgcctttaatcaaaTAGTACAgtggagagagagtcggggtgggatccggaaaggaccacgggtcggtAACcaaacccgggtcgccggcgtacggtgcaggtgccccagccagtcgcgccATGGGGATGTTACGCCATGGGCCTAACATCCCCTTGTATTAAAATCAATAGTAATAACAAATTATGAAACTTTTTCTAAtcctttttaatctttatttatgcATTACCTTCCTCTCTTATGTCCTTATCTTTTATGACACATTTCTGGCACCCCCTGAGTCTAAGACTGGTCGATTAAAAGTGCCAAATATATCAAATCAAGACATATTGACTTGACAATGTGTTGCTTGATTACAAGATGAGAGTTATTTACTCGTCAGTGACAGAAACATTAGATTATGTAAATTCATGAATAAAGTGTATTGCTATCTGATACACGCATTAGTGTGTCGATTGAAGTGCgtggtttttattttacctgttCAGCTCGTGGACCATTGAGGTTTCTCTGTGTCCTCTCATCACCATCTGCTGCTCCTTCAGCTGTTTCGCCACctgaaggaaggaaaagaaaaagctttaaaacaaagtcTGTTTGAAATAAACCCCTAAGACCGCCTGCCTGAAAGTGTTCACCACTTACATCTTTAGCGGAGGAGCCAGAGACTTCAATCCAGGTCTTGGAGAAAAAGGCACATGATCCGAGCATGAAGACGATGTAGATGGCTGCGTGGACCGGGTCATCAAGAACAGAACCAAACGACTCCGGCGGAGAGAGGTAGTAACATAGTCCGCCTACAGGGTAGGCCCGGGCTGGACCACCAGACGTAGCATCCTACAAACATCAGAAGATAATACACACTTTAGAAAgggcagacaaaaacaaaccataaataagagaaaaataacattcagAACATTTATCTGGCAGCAAAACCCTAATGTAACCTATGTAAGGATTTTTAACATAAGAGATAATACTTTGTGAGACTTATTCTTGAGATAAAGTTGAACAAATGGAAAAGGAAGGTGCGATTAAAGGTATACTTACAGACCAGGTACCGAGCAGATTAACCAGGAAGTTGCCACTGAAGCGTGTGGAAAGCATCTGGGAGATAACATACAGGTTGGAGACGAGGGCAGACTGCAGGATGATAGGGATGTTGGAGGTGTAGAACAGCTTGATGGGGTAGGTGTTGTACTGGCCACGGTAGCGAGCAGACTTGATGGGCAGATCCACTCTGAATCCCtgggagaagaggagagtgTGAGAGCAGCTCAGCAGTTTACCCTTCTTCACCATCTAGTCTATTAgcaattttttattttcaagttcCATGAAACAAAGGTCAGACACTAACCTGGAAGTAGATCACTACAGCAAAGACAAACACGGTGGCGATGAGGTTCATGAGGTTGGGCAGGTTCTGCCTGTAGAAGCCC
It includes:
- the chchd4b gene encoding coiled-coil-helix-coiled-coil-helix domain containing 4b; translation: MSSVRDEGKDRIIFVTKEDHATPSSAELVEEDPDDPYEERGLILPSGDINWNCPCLGGMASGPCGTEFKDAFSCFHYSKEEVKGSECLEHFRAMQECIQRYPELYPQEDDKVQEQSSETEQTSQNSASAETAGANSTSATEPDSESMQPNTEGSVES
- the sec61a1a gene encoding protein transport protein Sec61 subunit alpha-like 1 — encoded protein: MGIKFLEVIKPFCAVLPEIQKPERKIQFREKVLWTAITLFIFLVCCQIPLFGIMSSDSADPFYWMRVILASNRGTLMELGISPIVTSGLIMQLLAGAKIIEVGDTPKDRALFNGAQKLFGMIITIGQAIVYVMTGMYGDPSEMGAGICLLIIIQLFVAGLIVLLLDELLQKGYGLGSGISLFIATNICETIVWKAFSPTTVNTGRGTEFEGAIIALFHLLATRTDKVRALREGFYRQNLPNLMNLIATVFVFAVVIYFQGFRVDLPIKSARYRGQYNTYPIKLFYTSNIPIILQSALVSNLYVISQMLSTRFSGNFLVNLLGTWSDATSGGPARAYPVGGLCYYLSPPESFGSVLDDPVHAAIYIVFMLGSCAFFSKTWIEVSGSSAKDVAKQLKEQQMVMRGHRETSMVHELNRYIPTAAAFGGLCIGGLSVMADFLGAIGSGTGILLAVTIIYQYFEIFVKEQSEVGSMGALLF